A single Drosophila miranda strain MSH22 chromosome XR, D.miranda_PacBio2.1, whole genome shotgun sequence DNA region contains:
- the LOC108153573 gene encoding glutamate receptor 2, with amino-acid sequence MATGIELLVAAALCVACPALNESLPANLIQLSGDGNMSMSTEMPIDIDASDVGLDNDTPVETLDTIINKKLRLREMRDWIKGKHLRIATLEDYPLSYTEVLENGTRIGHGVSFQIIDFLKKKFNFTYEVFVPQDNIIGSPTDFDRSLIEMVNNSLVDLAAAFIPSLSDQRTFVSYSTTTLDEGEWIMVMQRPRESASGSGLLAPFEFWVWILILVSLLAVGPIIYVLIILRNRLTGDGVQHPYSLGHCAWFVYGALMKQGSTLSPIADSTRLLFATWWIFITILTSFYTANLTAFLTLSKFTLPYNTVNDILVKNKHFVSMRGGGVEYAIRTTNESLSMLNRMIQNNYAVFSDETNDTYNLQNYVERNGYVFVRDRPAINIMLYQDYLYRKTISYSDEKIHCPFAMAREPFLKKKRTFAYPIGSNLSLLFDPELLNLVESGIVKHLSAKDLPSAEICPQDLGGTERQLRNGDLMMTYYIMLAGFATSLAVFSTELIFRYVNSRHEANKWARHGIGRTPNGQSIKPSRWLRGWQRLDSGQKQLLGTSTLGQNVTPPPPYQSIFNGGHGNAAGAADHRHRWRRAMGQGNGVLLGNDPSTDGGVRRLINGRDYIVFRNPDGQNQLVPVRSPSAALFQYTYTE; translated from the exons ATGGCCACAGGAATTGAGCTCCTCGTGGCAGCAGCCCTGTGCGTTGCCTGTCCGGCTCTGAACGAATCCCTGCCAGCGAATTTGATCCAGCTGAGCGGTGATGGCAACATGAGCATGTCCACCGAAATGCCCATTGATATTGATGCCTCTGATGTCGGCCTGGACAACGATACGCCCGTGGAGACCTTGGATACGATAATCAACAAGAAGCTCAGGCTACGCGAGATGCGTGACTGGATCAAAGGCAAGCACCTGCGCATCGCCACCCTCGAGGACTATCCGCTGAGCTATACGGAGGTACTGGAGAATGGCACGCGCATCGGTCACGGGGTCTCTTTTCAGATCATCGATTTCCTCAAGAAGAAGTTCAACTTTACGTACGAGGTATTCGTGCCACAGGACAATATTATCGGTTCGCCCACCGACTTTGATCGCAGTCTCATCGAGATGGTCAACAACAGT CTTGTGGATCTGGCAGCTGCCTTCATTCCCTCCCTTTCGGACCAAAGAACCTTCGTTTCCTATTCAACAACTACCTTGGACGAGGGCGAATGGATAATGGTGATGCAGCGGCCCAGGGAATCGGCCAGTGGTTCTGGCCTGCTGGCACCGTTTGAGTTTTGGGTCTGGATACTGATTCTAGTATCTTTGCTGGCCGTAGGACCCATCATCTATGTGCTGATCATTCTGAGGAATCGCCTGACGGGCGACGGAGTTCAACATCCCTACTCGTTGGGCCATTGCGCTTGGTTCGTATATGGAGCGCTAATGAAACAGGGCAGCACCCTGTCGCCCATTGCCG ACTCGACCCGGCTGCTCTTCGCCACCTGGTGGATATTCATCACGATACTGACGTCCTTCTATACGGCCAACCTGACGGCTTTCCTTACCCTCTCCAAGTTCACGCTGCCGTACAACACGGTCAACGATATCTTGGTGAAGAACAAACACTTTGTCTCGATGCGGGGTGGTGGCGTTGAGTATGCCATACGAACG ACTAACGAATCGCTGTCCATGCTGAATCGGATGATACAGAACAACTATGCGGTTTTCTCTGATGAGACGAACGACACGTACAATCTCCAAAATTATGTGGAGAGGAATGGATATGTGTTTGTTCGGGATCGTCCGGCGATCAATATAATGCTGTATCAGGACTATCTGTATCGTAAGACAATCAGCTACAGCGATGAAAAGATCCACTGTCCCTTTGCCATGGCCAGGGAGCCGTTCCTTAAGAAGAAGCGGACCTTTGCCTATCCCATTGGCTCGAATTTGAGCCTGCTGTTTGATCCGGA ACTACTCAATCTGGTGGAGTCGGGTATTGTGAAGCATTTGTCGGCCAAGGATTTGCCCAGCGCCGAGATATGTCCCCAGGACCTGGGCGGCACTGAGCGGCAGCTGAGGAATGGCGACCTGATGATGACCTACTACATAATGCTGGCCGGATTCGCCACATCTCTGGCTGTTTTCAGCACTGAGCTCATCTTCCGGTACGTGAATAGTCGCCACGAGGCCAACAAGTGGGCTCGTCATGGCATCGGACGCACTCCCAATGGCCAGTCAATAAAACCATCGCGCTGGTTGCGGGGCTGGCAGCGCCTGGATAGCGGACAAAAGCAGTTGCTGGGAACCTCCACCCTGGGCCAGAATGTCACTCCTCCACCGCCCTATCAGAGCATTTTCAACGGGGGCCATGGCAATGCTGCTGGGGCTGCAGATCATCGCCATCGCTGGAGACGTGCCATGGGCCAGGGCAACGGGGTTCTTCTCGGCAACGATCCATCGACCGATGGCGGGGTACGACGACTGATTAACGGCCGTGATTACATCGTCTTTCGCAATCCAGACGGCCAGAATCAGTTGGTTCCCGTTCGATCGCCATCGGCTGCGCTCTTTCAATATACCTACACCGAATAG
- the LOC108153572 gene encoding uncharacterized protein LOC108153572 — protein MEASQQPAKVHRQHQRQRRTEARQRRLEREAAATTTTTPERDAGQEVISTMEDCAAALNDSSSMGATAEGSTTGAGGTTSAGRISAQSSADSIEMVGSPSQTSQQTVVLVNGHAPPSAHDTTQEESASLGAAEHLDSPALPPSLPSQPTKQSDGSRNSSGDAMSLRETLQQLPATHGHHRSRRNHSPQPQALEADSSFHRGILGYMDRELKQSSPTPSALSSAGATAVGNGAGGPGTSRKQQSLSDPQASPAQRSLRSRNSFDKSPRRKRSKSESRRRRERKLIAAGEVEVVRQANETLMRYLKQCSDMHDASLSGELEIDQSYEERRVQRKTKSQRDKRGQLISKLYTAGGISSILKELADDIAPAEGEEIYNPFTPVVSPTDDAPAHIDKMFLQTSSGYRPVEHSYYKRSFLGAAARGPGGTAGGGPAGGINGISAAELGGAGRLYRSHGGHCLGGGGSTGGGGGSTSGRGSYADTRCLLDADLNRNGITSSIQLACVVQRIWLLLSNICHGLLAGLALAHLLFVLSSHPMDWAKVINGISLAGETMPSSSTTSTPLAMDMTTTRSSTTNLGLSAGGTDPSGTASSGSGTSATSSSDALALISDYAGFAEIYLNTFYCLAIICLVSVFDRMDICRWSFSSASELISFRWLIITMIYVATIILTICSDSIDEKLYLFNNNANITLTQQELLSNSVRGVWSSLSVTRSIAAISGWIMIGLTPQEDMLYEHLVDLTKYQLTNN, from the exons ATGGAggccagccagcagccagccaaGGTGCATCGCCAGCaccagcgacagcgacggaCGGAGGCGCGTCAGCGTCGACTGGAGCGCGAGGCAGCTGCCACTACCACAACAACCCCGGAGAGAGATGCTGGTCAGGAGGTGATAAGCACTATGGAGGACTGTGCAGCGGCTCTGAACGATTCCAGCTCGATGGGAGCAACGGCTGAAGGAAGCACTACAGGAGCGGGGGGAACCACTAGCGCCGGTCGCATCAGTGCCCAGAGCTCGGCGGATAGCATTGAGATGGTAGGCTCCCCAAGTCAGACCTCACAGCAGACTGTGGTGCTGGTCAATGGCCACGCACCGCCCTCCGCGCACGACACCACCCAAGAGGAGAGCGCCTCCTTGGGGGCCGCAGAACATCTGGATTCTCCGGCGCTGCCACCGTCACTGCCGTCGCAGCCAACGAAGCAGAGCGATGGCAGTCGCAACTCATCCGGAGACGCCATGAGCCTGAGGGAGACACTGCAGCAGCTGCCGGCCACCCATGGCCACCACAGGTCCAGGCGAAACCACTCGCCGCAGCCACAGGCCTTGGAAGCGGACTCCTCGTTTCATCGAGGCATCTTGGGCTACATGGATCGCGAGCTCAAGCAGAGCTCGCCCACACCGTCGGCCCTCAGTAGTGCGGGAGCAACTGCAGTCGGAAATGGCGCTGGAGGGCCTGGGACATCGCGCAAGCAGCAGTCACTGTCCGATCCGCAGGCCAGTCCCGCCCAGCGATCGCTGCGCTCCCGAAACAGCTTTGACAAGAGTCCGCGACGCAAACGCAGCAAGTCGGAGTCGCGGAGGAGGAGGGAGCGCAAGCTGATAGCTGCCGGGGAAGTGGAGGTGGTCCGCCAGGCCAACGAGACCCTGATGCGGTACCTCAAGCAGTGCTCCGACATGCACGACGCCTCGCTGTCCGGCGAGCTGGAAATCGATCAGAGCTACGAGGAGCGACGCGTGCAACGCAAGACGAAGTCGCAGCGGGACAAGCGGGGACAGCTAATCA GCAAGCTGTACACGGCGGGGGGGATATCCTCCATACTAAAGGAGCTGGCTGATGACATTGCTCCGGCCGAGGGCGAGGAGATCTACAACCCATTCACACCGGTCGTCTCACCCACGGACGATGCGCCCGCGCACATCGACAAAATGTTTCTGCAGACGTCATCCGGGTATCGACCAGTGGAGCACAGCTACTACAAGCGCTCCTTCCTGGGAGCTGCCGCACGTGGCCCAGGTGGCACGGCTGGCGGGGGTCCTGCGGGCGGCATCAATGGCATCTCGGCTGCCGAGCTGGGTGGCGCCGGTCGTCTCTATCGCTCGCATGGCGGCCACTGCCTTGGCGGAGGTGGTAGTACTGGGGGCGGTGGTGGTTCAACCAGCGGACGTGGCAGCTATGCTGACACCCGCTGCCTGCTCGATGCCGACTTAAATCG CAATGGCATCACCAGCAGTATACAACTAGCCTGTGTAGTTCAACGAATCTGGCTGCTCCTCTCGAATATATGCCACGGCCTGCTAGCTGGTCTAGCATTGGCCCATCTACTCTTTGTGCTGAGCAGCCATCCGATGGATTGGGCAAAGGTCATCAATGGCATTAGTCTTGCTGGCGAGACAATGCCATCCTCATCAACAACATCCACACCATTAGCGATGGACATGACCACAACAAGATCTAGCACCACAAATTTGGGCCTCAGTGCGGGTGGTACGGATCCCAGTGGAACAGCATCGTCGGGATCAGGAACATCGGCGACAAGCAGCAGCGACGCTTTGGCCCTGATCAGCGACTATGCGGGATTTGCGGAGATCTATTTGAATACTTTCTATTGCTTGGCCATCATATGTCTGGTTTCTGTATTCGATCG CATGGACATTTGTCGCTGGAGCTTCTCGAGTGCCAGTGAACTTATATCATTCCGTTGGCTCATCATCACAATGATCTACGTTGCGACAATAATCCTAACGATCTGCTCCGATTCGATCGATGAAAAGCTGTACCTGTTCAATAACAATGCTAACATAACATTGACCCAACAGGAGTTG CTGAGCAACAGTGTGCGGGGCGTGTGGAGCAGTCTGTCGGTGACGAGGAGCATCGCCGCCATATCGGGCTGGATAATGATTGGGCTGACGCCACAGGAGGATATGCTGTATGAGCATCTGGTTGATCTTACCAAATATCAATTGACAAATAATTGA
- the LOC108153575 gene encoding leucine-rich repeat-containing protein 9, producing MPLLEAPAEYLESSPEHSLQAELPLLLAAPAGPAALVQVRLPLPDVHHHQQQVHQLPPRNHRRQLARRNSFDRDVAIAEETQHFPAFVHLLPVVLPQQAPEPTLDELLRRVTQRTDLEAVESVRLRVISYTISLSRLSLFLPRLQNLDLSGSVLSSLRDLGYGLLQLTHLNISNCGLNSFDGTSGLPAIRVLIADGNMIQRVDPLVELVQLRVLRARNNRISELGLLSFLGMCPLLMEVEFLGNPVCRLPLYRDMLSRSVPTLQLLDGNTLNSAAVVPTQIVENDEGPSSLSSEASAGSNESSSPPPPLGRPATAPAPTQISLNAGIRRQLSAASTSTPVAGSVLGLVRQRRRHMGHAWVSSSSGSSSASSSIASRAPSMSSCSSNSSLDVQSTYAFTPHSTVD from the exons ATGCCCCTTCTGGAGGCGCCTGCCGAGTATCTGGAATCCTCGCCAGAGCATTCCCTGCAGGCGGAGTTGCCGCTTCTGTTGGCAGCCCCAGCGGGACCGGCGGCCTTGGTCCAAGTGCGCCTGCCACTGCCCGATGTGCATCATCATCAACAGCAAGTCCATCAGCTGCCACCACGGAACCATCGACGGCAGTTGGCTCGCCGGAACTCGTTTGATCGGGATGTGGCCATTGCCGAGGAAACGCAACATTTTCCGGCCTTTGTGCATCTGCTGCCCGTAGTACTGCCCCAGCAGGCCCCAGAGCCAACCCTGGATGAACTCCTG cggaGAGTAACCCAGCGAACGGACCTGGAGGCGGTTGAATCGGTGCGTCTCAGAGTGATCTCCTATACGATCAGTCTGTCCCGGCTGTCGCTCTTCTTGCCACGACTCCAAAACCTAGACCTGAGCGGCAGTGTACTGAGCTCTCTACGGGACTTGGGCTACGGGCTGCTTCAGCTGACCCACTTGAATATTAGCAACTGCGGCCTCAACAGCTTCGATGGCACCAGTGGCCTGCCCGCCATCAGGGTCCTCATAGCCGACGGCAATATGATCCAGCGCGTGGATCCCCTCGTCGAGCTGGTACAGCTGCGGGTGCTTAGGGCTCGCAACAATCGAATCAGCGAGCTGGGTCTACTCTCGTTTCTGGGCATGTGTCCGCTGCTGATGGAGGTGGAGTTTCTGGGGAATCCTGTCTGTCGCCTGCCCCTCTATCGCGACATGCTCAGTCGCAGCGTGCCCACTTTGCAGCTTCTGGACGGAAACACGCTCAACTCGGCAGCGGTAGTTCCTACCCAAATAGTAGAAAACGATGAGGGTCCGTCCTCACTTTCCAGTGAGGCATCCGCAGGGAGCAACGAGTCATCGTCACCGCCTCCGCCATTGGGACGTCCGGCaacggctccagctcctaCACAGATCTCGCTCAATGCCGGCATACGGCGGCAGTTATCAGCGGCATCCACTTCCACTCCGGTGGCTGGCTCGGTTCTGGGTCTAGTGCGGCAACGTCGTCGCCACATGGGCCACGCCTGGGTCAGTTCCTCCAGTGGTTCGTCCTCCGCTTCGTCGTCCATTGCCTCTCGGGCCCCCTCGATGAGCTCTTGCTCTTCCAACAGCAGTCTGGACGTGCAGTCGACCTATGCATtcactccacactccacagTGGACTAG